A genome region from Methanococcoides burtonii DSM 6242 includes the following:
- a CDS encoding carboxymuconolactone decarboxylase family protein, whose protein sequence is MSEESRKIIDDIGDKMGFTPQILETLHELDPHFVKKYTRCDHKILTDGALPAKVKILMALAVVASKQCESCTVAQMKSALKNGATKEEIMETMEVISVTSGAPAVAACRDALKMLK, encoded by the coding sequence ATGAGTGAAGAAAGCAGAAAAATAATAGACGATATTGGCGATAAGATGGGGTTCACCCCTCAAATACTTGAGACCTTACATGAACTGGATCCTCATTTTGTAAAGAAGTACACCCGATGCGATCATAAGATCCTTACAGACGGTGCCCTCCCGGCAAAAGTAAAAATATTGATGGCACTTGCTGTTGTAGCTTCCAAGCAGTGTGAATCCTGTACGGTGGCACAGATGAAAAGTGCATTGAAGAATGGTGCGACAAAAGAGGAGATAATGGAAACCATGGAAGTTATTTCCGTAACATCCGGTGCACCTGCTGTGGCAGCATGCCGGGATGCGCTAAAAATGTTGAAATAA
- a CDS encoding multiheme c-type cytochrome has protein sequence MTFLLFVAAILFVTCTASAVDPTGFDELNSEDFVTNSKCANCHAILRSQHEGSMHAFAYSDPLYQKEALLASEDTNGQTDEFCSRCHTPIGVVSGEVPPIDGSMISDVAAEGVQCDFCHTVSESAGIGDGSFVSSPGDVKWGPRDDAPSAFHESEFNGLYTEAEYCGMCHNVNSPFNGLPLDDTYTFWSESSYAEEGVVCQDCHMSPGITHFEADPGRSASSSPKRDHIPVHEIVGGNYFMLDILTDGKAGDAAVERLQKAATLEVDAPEDAISGDDVSIKVSVTNSGAGHKLPTGISEIRQMWVSVSVTDADGVLLYSSGTLDGEGNVEEGIIYHTVLSDADGDVTTKLWQAEAIVSDNRILPGDTAVESHSFVMPEGAADPILVEAKLLYRSAPQSIVDELFGKGTHEVPVIDMAKAYGSINGEAEVPSSSTPGFGVILLIFSLIAAGCVGRILK, from the coding sequence TTGACATTCTTATTGTTCGTAGCTGCGATCCTGTTTGTCACATGTACTGCCTCAGCCGTTGATCCTACAGGATTTGATGAGTTGAACTCTGAAGATTTCGTGACCAATTCTAAATGTGCGAATTGCCATGCTATATTGCGTAGTCAGCATGAAGGTAGCATGCATGCTTTTGCTTATTCCGACCCTCTGTATCAGAAAGAGGCTCTGCTTGCAAGTGAAGATACCAACGGTCAGACCGATGAGTTCTGTTCCCGCTGCCACACGCCCATAGGTGTTGTCAGTGGTGAAGTTCCTCCCATCGATGGCTCTATGATAAGTGATGTGGCTGCGGAAGGTGTCCAATGTGATTTCTGTCACACAGTATCCGAAAGTGCAGGTATTGGTGACGGTTCATTCGTTTCAAGTCCTGGCGATGTTAAATGGGGCCCGCGTGATGATGCACCTTCGGCTTTCCATGAGTCCGAGTTCAATGGTCTTTACACGGAGGCTGAATATTGCGGTATGTGTCATAATGTGAACAGCCCTTTTAATGGCCTGCCTCTTGATGATACTTACACTTTCTGGTCCGAGAGCTCTTATGCAGAAGAAGGTGTGGTTTGTCAGGATTGTCACATGAGCCCGGGTATAACACATTTCGAAGCAGACCCTGGCCGATCAGCGTCCAGTTCTCCTAAGAGGGACCATATTCCTGTACATGAGATCGTTGGTGGCAACTACTTCATGCTTGATATCCTAACTGATGGAAAAGCCGGTGATGCTGCTGTGGAAAGGCTCCAAAAGGCTGCAACGCTTGAAGTGGATGCACCGGAAGATGCAATTTCCGGTGATGATGTTTCTATCAAAGTCTCTGTTACCAATTCCGGTGCCGGTCATAAATTGCCTACGGGGATCTCTGAAATAAGGCAGATGTGGGTATCTGTCTCAGTAACTGATGCCGATGGGGTACTATTATACAGTTCCGGAACGCTTGATGGTGAGGGGAATGTCGAAGAGGGTATTATCTATCATACGGTCCTTTCCGATGCTGATGGGGATGTGACAACTAAACTATGGCAAGCTGAGGCTATTGTTTCCGATAATCGAATCCTTCCAGGCGATACAGCGGTCGAATCCCATTCGTTCGTTATGCCGGAGGGAGCTGCGGATCCTATTCTCGTTGAAGCAAAACTATTATACCGCTCCGCACCTCAGAGTATTGTTGATGAACTGTTCGGGAAGGGTACTCATGAAGTTCCTGTGATTGATATGGCAAAAGCCTATGGTTCTATTAATGGGGAGGCTGAAGTGCCTTCAAGTTCAACACCGGGATTTGGTGTAATATTGCTTATATTTTCACTGATCGCAGCTGGTTGTGTTGGCAGGATCCTAAAATGA